A stretch of the Vidua chalybeata isolate OUT-0048 chromosome Z, bVidCha1 merged haplotype, whole genome shotgun sequence genome encodes the following:
- the FST gene encoding follistatin: protein MLNQRIHPGMLLILMFLCYFMEDHTVQAGNCWLRQARNGRCQVLYKTDLSKEECCKSGRLTTSWTAEDVNDNTLFKWMIFNGGAPNCIPCKETCENVDCGPGKKCKMNKKNKPRCVCAPDCSNITWKGPVCGLDGKTYRNECALLKARCKEQPELEVQYQGKCKKTCRDVLCPGSSTCVVDQTNNAYCVTCNRICPEPTSPEQYLCGNDGITYASACHLRKATCLLGRSIGLAYEGKCVKAKSCEDIQCSAGKKCLWDFKVGRGRCALCDELCPESKSEEAVCASDNTTYPSECAMKEAACSMGVLLEVKHSGSCNSINEDPEDEEEDEDQDYSFPISSILEW, encoded by the exons ATGTTAAATCAGAGAATCCACCCGGGCATGCTCTTAATCCTGATGTTTCTGTGCTACTTCATGGAAGATCACACAGTGCAGG CTGGGAACTGCTGGCTCCGGCAGGCGCGGAACGGGCGCTGCCAGGTCCTCTACAAAACCGACCTCAGCAAGGAGGAGTGCTGCAAGAGCGGCCGCCTGACCACGTCGTGGACGGCGGAGGACGTCAACGACAACACGCTTTTCAAGTGGATGATTTTTAATGGGGGAGCCCCAAACTGCATCCCGTGCAAAG AAACATGCGAGAATGTGGACTGTGGACCCGggaagaaatgtaaaatgaacAAGAAGAACAAACCTCGGTGTGTTTGTGCTCCGGATTGCTCTAATATCACTTGGAAGGGCCCCGTGTGTGGCTTAGATGGGAAAACCTACAGGAACGAGTGCGCCCTTCTCAAAGCCAGATGTAAAGAACAGCCGGAACTTGAAGTCCAGTATCAGGGCAAATGCAAAA AAACCTGCAGGGATGTCTTAtgcccaggcagctccacaTGTGTGGTTGACCAAACCAACAATGCCTACTGTGTGACGTGTAACCGAATTTGTCCAGAGCCTACCTCCCCTGAACAGTATCTCTGCGGGAATGATGGCATAACTTATGCCAGTGCCTGCCACCTGAGGAAAGCTACTTGCCTCCTGGGAAGATCCATTGGATTAGCCTATGAAGGAAAATGCGTCA AAGCCAAATCCTGTGAAGACATTCAATGCAGTGCTGGGAAGAAATGCTTGTGGGATTTTAAAGTTGGCAGAGGTCGGTGCGCCCTCTGTGATGAGCTATGCCCTGAAAGCAAGTCAGAAGAAGCAGTGTGTGCCAGTGATAACACAACTTACCCAAGCGAGTGTGCCATGAAAGAGGCAGCTTGCTCCATGGGTGTGCTTCTAGAAGTTAAGCACTCTGGATCTTGCAACT CAATTAATGAAGACCcagaggatgaagaggaagatgaagacCAGGACTACAGCTTTCCTATATCTTCCATTCTAGAGTGGTAA